The nucleotide sequence ttattgggttgttgttggtgttgttctttttttctttttctttttcatgaaagtgttgttggtgatgttcttattttccagaaaatgggggaagaagatgaagaatttaagtggagaaaatgaagaaaataaattaagttttttagCCAATGCCAAAATGACACGTGGATAGCAGTTaacgtttttttattaaaactaacggaatggaccaaaacatgtaacggagataaagataaaataccaaaacaatcttttttttacttaagggaccaaatcgataccaaataataacttaagggacgaaaagagcaattaagcctattaaaaaaggataaaatagtaaattgaattttgaactaTATTCGAGTTAGCTCGATTCGTAACAGGAGACTTAAAgatcaattttcaaaaaccaatcaaataacaattgaaccatgAGTGCTAATAAGACCAAGTACAAAAGCCTTTCGTTTTAGTCATATATAAAAGCCTATTTTCTAAACcaattttgaaaattgctttttacACTCCAAAAAATGCTCAACCGCATCTGAAAAAGACCAAAATATCTCTAACGAACAGACAATTAACTGCTGTTGAATATGTTAAAGATCTTTTTAGATATGGGAGAacaattttgttgttgagatgagcaatcatcatcaatttttagttcAAATTTCTGTTCGCATCATGTAACCAAGAAGAGAATTATAAGATTCTCAATATAGCAGcggaatgaagaaaaaaaaaaacatgtaatagAACCGTTCAGTGCATAAGGAGACattagaagttatatatttaaattgagataataaaaaaatagttttattcataaaaaataaaataattaaatagtcaaaaaatatatattattaattaataatcaaataacatttgaATGTAAATAAGTGGCAAATGTGATGTACTAAAGGAGATGGGTCGAAACCTAAGGTCTTAAGTTTGATTTTTTGCGGTATCATTTTTGTGAGTTAGTACATACCGAACTTTACTCTGCCTTAAAGGGCCTTTGTTAAGTATTATGATAATCCAAAGTTCTCGATTATACGTAAAGTTTGatcaataattattcttttaataaCTCATTTAGGTTGGTCTAagtggtattgacttgggaATTAAGAGCGTATTCCTCCTTAATATTTTAGGTTCGATTCCTCCGATATCAATTTAGATGTGCTCATTtaacttcctaaaaaaaaattattgttttaggAACAAATTTAACTCTGTAAATAATTTGGCTCATTAGTACAtaaacatataataatgcagatgaaaaagaaaagtgtAAATAATTTGGCTCATTGGTACAtaaacatataataatgcagatgaaaaagaaaagcatATATCTCGAATGATAACCAATTTCATATGTCAGgcaatatttttttagcaaCAACCACATgcaatacacacacacacttaaaAATACCTTAATGTAATGTTATACTTTTTTGATTGACTTGAAATAATCAATAATACACTATTATATATGCTATCTACTATAAATTTAGGTtccattttgtttttcaatttagtGTGCGTTTGGTATTAGAGTGTGTCTCTCAAAATTATTGTGATCCACCATGattttctataaattatattgaaaattatggTGGATCACAGTGATTCTGACATACTACTATGATACCAAAAATAAgtttagtaaattttattttttgaggggcAATCCAACTTGAGAGAATCAGAGATAGACATATAAAATTGTTAGAGAGGATAGGACAACTCGATGCACAAAGACAAGAGAGGAGAAAAAATTCAATCGAGAGAAACCAAAGGCAGTTCACATTAGCTTAAAAGTCGAAAAGATGAGGGTTTGTGACTTGCTTGGGTTTTTGGTGAGTTTTTATTCAggataatagtcattttggtccttgaaTATGTAATGAGTAATCACAATACTCTCCCAATGTATCAAAATTCCAAAATAATCTTTGATTGTGCATTTGTTAATCAAAATAATCTTTGAGGCTAAAATAATCTCTCAATACTCACAATAactcttttaatataaaaactaaaatgccAATAAACAAGTACTTATAAGGACTGATATGACAATAACTAAGTATATTGAAaaactaatatgacaatattaataaaAGATTTTAACATCatggactattttgactaacaaattgcataactatttaaaaaaaattatacattgaaAGATTATTCTAACTACTAATTACACATTCAGAGACCaaaatgaaagtttttttttattctaaccATGAATAGTTTCATCATCTCATTtctaaggttttttttttggataggtCACAACTTaatctcatctcatctcattCAACTAAAAGCTCCACACTATATGTTTAACATACATACCGTAAgataccctaaaaaaaaaaatacataccgTAAGACACACTCTTTACTATCGAttaaaatttaggcttaaatatgtaaatcgtccctgtaatttggcgtattttttgttttcgtccctgtatctttttttgttctaaaacaacccctataagttaataactttttgattttcgtccctcccgTCAACTTCCATTACAAAAATGCACATGTGGCAAACGGAGGATGACGTGGTAGTGCCTAACGTGGCAGACGATGTTGACGTGGCAAACTTATTGATGAGTCACACAGtgagagggaccaaaatcaaaaaacgaaatttgtagaaggaccaaagccaaaaaaacaaaattcgtaaagggaccaaaatcaaaaatcGAAATTTGTAGATGGACTTGACTATTTccaggaccaaaaccaaaaaacaaaatttgtagagggaccaaaaccaaaaaacaagacgaaaaattcaaatttaattacatttcttcatcttcttcccacattttcttcttcattactatcattgtcttcataaacttcatcatcatcatcaaacaaacacagaaattcatcacttcaaaatccaaaaatccatcaactcaaaacaacaacaaactcaaTCCAACACCTTCAATTATACCTTCATGTGAtaacttctcttttatttcttctcacaaacaacaaaatcaaattaaaccaaTATACTCACTGTTCAACGTGCAATCCAATTTCACACACTTTAAAAtcgtttaaaataaaacttatctcCATTCAACATTCCAACATATTTTTCAATTCTATTTATTATCCCTCTAAATATTCAAATGAAAAGAATATTCATATCAAACTTGAACCTTTCTCTTATAATTCAATTTCACACAACAATCTTCCAAATCAACCGGAAAAAAAGAACACGACCCAAATGTtcgaaacaaaaatgatgagatTAGAGTTCAAAGAATTGACAAAGAAAGCATTTGGAGTGACCAAGAAACAACAGAGATGCGAGATCAATGATGAGACGAGAGTtggtaatgaaaaaaaatcattctttaggtttttcaatttgagaattttgtgaatttttcaATATTGGGAATTCGAGTATTCACAATGAGGATTTTGttattataatttgattttgatattatcaATAAAAGTTTAGCTGAGACTATGAACATTGTGGATTTTAGTGTTGAGATGTCAATCTGACCATTGTCAATGGGGATTTTGTTTGGGTTTGTGAAAAGTTGTCTATTGAGAGTGAGAtgatgattttgagttttttttttatctcttttctgAGTATTTTTTCCTGggttttttgatgaatttatgaaGACGATGAAGATGTAAAAGaggtggaaggaagaagatgaagaaaactatttttttctcgctttttagttttggtccctttatgaattttgttttttggctTTGATCCCtctacaaattttgttttttgatttttgtcCCTCTCACTGTGTGACTCATCAATAAGTTTGCCACGTCAGGCACTGCCACGTCATCCTTTCTTTGCCACATGTGCGTTTTTGTAACGGAAGTTGAcgggagggacgaaaatcaaaaagttattaacttacatggattgttttagaacaaaaaaagatacaggacgaaaaccaaaaacacgtcaaattacagggacgatttacatagtctaaaatttatataaatcctACCAAATTTATACGAGACAAAAACTTGTTGACCAAGTCAATATATATTTGTCTAAAACCCTCGATCGTTGTTAAAACCCTACATagaaacaaaacacaacattcTCTGCAGTTTCTGAAACCATCGTTTTTGACGGCGATGGCTGATTCTTCAACAAACCCAAAAGATCACCAAAACACACGTCTCTACCATCCCTACCAACACCTCAACAACGTCCCCATTGACAAACTCTACAACCTCCCCACTTCACCGGAACATCTCTTCCAGGAAGATATTATCAGAAAGCACCGTTCATGGGGAGAAAATGTTCAATACTACACCGGCACCGGTTATCTCTCCGGAGCGATCATCGGTGGAGCCAGAGGAACCGTTCAAGGGTTAAGGGAGGCAGAGGCAGGTGAATCTGTTAAGCTTCGGGTTAACCGTGTTCTTAACTCCGGTGGTCAGGGTGGTCGGAGACTTGGAAACTCGCTTGGTGTGTTGGGGTTGATCTTTGCGGGATTGGAGAGTGGGATGACTTACTTTAGGGATACggatgatttggttaatagtgCTGTTGCTGGGCTTGGTACCGGAGCGATTTATAAGGCTGCAGCCGGTCCAAGATCGGCTGCTATTGCTGGTGCTGTTGGTGGAATTGTAGCGGCTGTGGCGGTTGCTGGGAGGCAAGCTTTGAAACGATATGTTCCGATATAATGCTATTGATTACAATTTAATTTTGGAGAGGGTTGCTGAAGGGTGAATAAAGTTTAGGTTAAATTTAGTGGTTTGTAAGTTTAATAATGtttgcatgtttggattgacgatTGGATGGTAAATTTGACGAAATTCCAATGACACCTTTATTTTCTCGAAGCTATTAGAGTGTAGCTTTTGCTAAAAATCACGGTGGCATGCTGATTCGGGCTAAGCAGCGGCCAATCTAAACACACACTTAGTTGTTTTCGCAGATTGCTTTTGTAAACCCTCTCCATAAATTTACGTATTTAAATTGAAGCACAAATGTGACATTGTATTTAAATTGCtttattattgatttaaataaaatgtttaatgATTAATGTAAAACAGAACAAGCTACCAGAATGCATTTGTTGATCAGAATGCATTTGTTGATGATGCAAGGATTTCATTCCAATCAGCATTAAGAATGATCAAAgtttaatgataataataaatgaaTATGTTCACTTCTCAAAAGAATAATCCTATAGTCAAATACGGGACTTCTACTCTTTTTTTACATCGGCAGGAATAACAATATTAGTCGAGAAATGTTATCAAAGAATATATAACCTACACTATTGATGTTGTACATGAATTCAACAATagctatatatatttatgtgcAGCGATAGAAAGCTTAGTCTTACTCCATGCTGAAATGAAGCTGTGATCATTAAGGACTTGGTTAGGTTTCAACACGAACACGGGTTCTGATAGGCTTTAGCTTAATTCCTAAACTCTCTTGGGAGAGGAGTTCTGGTGCCACGATTGCATGGCGAGAAGGGCTTGCTGGACTTGTTGAACCGTTGCTTGATGAGGAGGCAAAATGTGGTTGTCTGTGGAAGCCAAAACCCATTAAGAAGCGCTCAATTGGTACAATCATGGAAATTGGATGCTCTTCTGTTACTAGTGAGCCACAAGCTTGAACCTGACCAAGTAAGTGTTGTAAAGCAATCATGTTATATGCTATTTGAGTATCTtatggaattttatttttaatggacATCGACTATAATACTACATACCTCAACAAGAGCACAAATTTTGCTGTCTATTTTTTCACTCATGTAGATAGATTCAGCATGAAATGGACTACTATCTCCTGCAAATATTAGTGTCTTGCATTGCAAGTTCTTTAGTCCCTCACTTAGGTCGTGCCTTCTGCAAGCAGTTCAGCATTTTGGTAATTAATCATGGGAACAATTGATAAATTACtcatgtttttcattttccagCATTTTAAAGTAATTATCCTACTTGGCATTATTCATTCGCTCTCTTTTTACATTTCATGCCATATTAGTCCACACCCAAAATCCAACAGGTCCGTCCATAGCCGCAAGCTAAAGTTTGGTTCacccataaaataaaaatcatctaTGTGCAATAGTAACTAATACAagtgtagattttttttttttaaaacaagacAGAAAAGTATGTAAGTTAACATTGAATGATAAACCATTGTGATTTCTGAAGGAGTTTTTCAAGCTAAAAACATTGTGATTTCTACAATTTTGGAACAGATTAAATTAACTTCGAGGAATTGGTTGAGAGCAAAAGTGACCGGTTTTAAGTACTCAATTTAACAATGGACAATAGATCCACATATCTTTTTGGGTTGTAGAAGATGAGATACAGCAGGGGTGGCATTTGTTTAAGTGCTGTCACATATTGGCACAGTGTATTAGTGAGGAATAAGAGAGGGAGGGTGGAATTTTGTTGCTTGCAAATCTAAAAGGATGCAATTGTAATGGAGATTTCTTGACAAGCCAAGTCTGTTGCAGCAGTAGCATGCAATAGTTTTGGTGTAGAATTCAGTGGatattgcactagagtgtgcaagGATGCATCATAGGTTTTCTATGCCATCATTGAAGTTGGGAATTTTCCTCAAGTTGGAATACCTCATCTTAAGATTTGGTGGCTGATTGGAGTGTATTTGTGAGCTTGACTCCGGCCTGGTTATGCtagttatatattaaagtttGGTTTGGAAGGTTTCAGTCGAATTTGTTGTTCTTTGGAGTTGGTTAGAAAGGTGACGTGATGTTAAGTTCGTAGCTTCTTTTCCTGCAAAATTCTGCAGATATCGGTGCTGTATAGTAAAGAGGGATTCTGTGAACATAGCTTGGGAGCTTTGACAGGTTATTGAATTTGTTTGGCAGAAATGATTGGGTGCTAGCTTTGATCTCTTATTGTGTAGGTGCTTTAAGCTAGTTCGGTGCTAAATTTTCTTTGATGCACTGTGCTTTCTTTAGGCTAATGTTGGTTGTAAGCTTGTTGCACATTCTTGCACTCACTGtgcttgattatttttaatgcaaGTCGTTTT is from Medicago truncatula cultivar Jemalong A17 chromosome 1, MtrunA17r5.0-ANR, whole genome shotgun sequence and encodes:
- the LOC11407476 gene encoding mitochondrial import inner membrane translocase subunit TIM23-2; its protein translation is MADSSTNPKDHQNTRLYHPYQHLNNVPIDKLYNLPTSPEHLFQEDIIRKHRSWGENVQYYTGTGYLSGAIIGGARGTVQGLREAEAGESVKLRVNRVLNSGGQGGRRLGNSLGVLGLIFAGLESGMTYFRDTDDLVNSAVAGLGTGAIYKAAAGPRSAAIAGAVGGIVAAVAVAGRQALKRYVPI